Proteins encoded in a region of the Benincasa hispida cultivar B227 chromosome 2, ASM972705v1, whole genome shotgun sequence genome:
- the LOC120070886 gene encoding G-type lectin S-receptor-like serine/threonine-protein kinase LECRK3 — MACMIPHILLLLPLVVYAQSNSMLNVGSFLIAGDASASPWISPADHFAFGFREVDDGLFLLCIWYKKIDEKTIVWFAQHDQNPVPKGSKMEVTASDGLLLQSSQGGEPWKSSPISGVVAFGTIYDTGNLVLLDSNSNPLWESFKQPVDTLLPTQKMEVNDFLSSRKSRNTHSLGKFQLRLFEGNLVLNIRSLPTMYTYEPYYVIQSSEGNQIVFDEDGFLYIMQRNGRRVNISEPERGYPADTHYYQVTLNFDGVITVSHQTRNPSAFNATWMDFKKIPNNICVAMSGNLSSGVCGYNSICTLNNDQRPSCKCPPGYSLIDPNNKYGDCMPNIPQICEGAKNLTNDLYSLQDLPNTDWPMHDYELLGPFTFEECKNACLLDCFCVVVVYRDNSCWKKRLPLSNGREDSSEKAVSYLKLRNTSSIGQDFDLPISKGKNQNTLVIVLSILLGSSLLIVLVLVSLISRGFIFHHRKKHAGDFLPRGSFGTSMQKFTFKEVRDATNGFKEELGRGSCAIVYKGVIEVGPIAVKKFNEVSEDSEEEFKTEVNVVGQTHHKNIVRLFGCCDDNKNCILIYEFMSNGNLASFLFGDTKLSWDLRTKIIYGIARGLLYLHDECNIQIIHCDIKPQNVLLDEDYNPKISDFGLAKLLKMDQSRNRIETNIKGTTGYIAPDWFKSTPVTTKVDVYSFGVLLLEIICCRRNGDMEVSEEGREILVDWAYDCFQQGRLDVLVEGDLKAIDDMRRLERFVMVAIWCIQEDPSQRPTMKRVIPMLEGIVPVSIPPNPCPFTSSC; from the coding sequence ATGGCTTGTATGATTCCCCATATTCTCCTCTTGCTGCCTTTAGTGGTTTATGCTCAAAGTAATAGCATGCTAAACGTTGGTAGCTTTCTTATTGCCGGTGATGCTTCTGCTTCTCCATGGATTTCTCCGGCCGATCACTTTGCATTTGGATTTCGGGAAGTCGACGACGGGCTCTTCTTACTTTGTATTTGGTAcaaaaaaatagatgaaaaaacTATAGTTTGGTTTGCTCAACATGATCAAAATCCAGTCCCAAAGGGTTCAAAGATGGAAGTAACTGCTTCAGATGGCTTATTGCTTCAAAGCTCCCAAGGTGGAGAACCATGGAAATCAAGTCCCATTTCAGGTGTGGTAGCCTTTGGTACAATATATGATACAGGAAATCTGGTGCTTCTAGATTCAAATTCTAATCCCTTATGGGAGAGTTTCAAACAACCTGTGGACACTTTGCTTCCTACTCAAAAAATGGAGGTAAATGACTTTCTTTCTTCGCGCAAATCACGAAATACTCACTCATTAGGGAAGTTCCAACTTCGGTTGTTTGAAGGTAATCTTGTGCTCAATATCAGAAGTTTGCCCACCATGTATACTTATGAACCTTACTATGTCATACAATCCTCTGAGGGTAACCAAATTGTCTTTGACGAAGATGGTTTCTTGTATATAATGCAAAGAAATGGTAGGAGAGTAAATATTAGTGAACCAGAAAGAGGTTACCCAGCTGACACTCATTATTACCAAGTCACTCTCAATTTTGATGGTGTGATCACTGTAAGTCACCAAACAAGGAATCCCTCAGCTTTTAATGCAACATGGATGGACTTTAAGAAGATACCAAATAATATATGCGTTGCTATGAGTGGAAACTTGAGTTCTGGAGTTTGTGGATACAATAGCATCTGCACATTAAACAATGATCAAAGGCCAAGTTGTAAGTGCCCACCTGGTTATTCATTAATCGACCCGAACAATAAGTATGGTGACTGCATGCCAAATATCCCGCAAATATGTGAAGGTGCGAAAAACTTAACCAATGATCTATATAGTCTACAAGATCTTCCAAACACTGATTGGCCAATGCATGATTATGAGTTACTCGGGCCTTTTACATTTGAAGAGTGCAAGAATGCTTGCTTGCTTGATTGCTTCTGTGTAGTAGTTGTATATAGAGATAATAGTTGTTGGAAAAAGAGGCTACCACTCTCTAATGGGAGGGAAGATAGCAGTGAAAAAGCTGTTTCTTATTTAAAACTAAGAAACACTAGTTCTATTGGACAAGACTTTGATCTTCCAATATCTAAAGGAAAGAACCAGAACACATTAGTTATTGTGCTTTCTATATTGCTTGGTAGCTCTCTATTGATCGTTCTCGTTTTGGTTAGTTTGATATCTCGAGGTTTCATCTTCCACCACAGAAAGAAACATGCAGGTGATTTCCTACCGAGAGGAAGTTTTGGAACTAGTATGCAGAAGTTTACATTTAAAGAAGTTAGAGATGCTACAAATGGGTTTAAAGAAGAACTAGGACGAGGATCTTGTGCCATTGTTTACAAAGGGGTGATTGAAGTTGGCCCTATTGCTGTTAAGAAATTCAACGAAGTGTCTGAAGATAGTGAGGAAGAATTCAAAACCGAAGTGAATGTGGTTGGCCAAACACATCACAAAAACATTGTTCGACTATTCGGATGTTGTGATGACAATAAGAATTGCATTTTGATTTATGAGTTTATGAGCAATGGCAACCTAGCAAGCTTTCTTTTCGGTGATACAAAGCTTAGTTGGGATCTCAGAACCAAAATAATCTATGGAATAGCAAGAGGACTCTTGTACTTACACGACGAATGCAACATCCAAATCATCCATTGCGATATAAAACCCCAAAATGTACTTCTTGATGAAGATTACAATCCCAAAATTTCTGATTTTGGATTGGCAAAGCTATTGAAAATGGATCAAAGTAGAAATAGAATTGAAACTAATATCAAAGGAACAACAGGGTATATTGCTCCAGATTGGTTCAAGTCAACCCCAGTGACTACCAAGGTTGATGTGTATAGTTTTGGTGTCCTGCTGCTAGAAATCATATGTTGCAGAAGAAATGGAGATATGGAAGTTtctgaagaaggaagagaaatcTTGGTAGATTGGGCCTATGACTGCTTTCAGCAAGGAAGATTAGATGTTCTAGTTGAAGGAGATTTGAAGGCCATTGATGATATGAGAAGGTTAGAAAGGTTTGTGATGGTTGCAATTTGGTGTATTCAAGAGGACCCATCTCAAAGACCCACAATGAAACGGGTCATTCCTATGCTTGAAGGCATAGTTCCTGTTTCTATTCCTCCAAATCCCTGCCCATTCACCTCCTCCTGCTGA